The following nucleotide sequence is from Pseudoliparis swirei isolate HS2019 ecotype Mariana Trench chromosome 7, NWPU_hadal_v1, whole genome shotgun sequence.
CCCAGCGGGTCATCGACCTGGTCTCCATCGCTGAGAGGagaatacaatatttatttctcggcATTTTGTTATATTTGTCCTCTCACCAAACTTTTATGGAGAGTTTAAAAAGTAGCACATGAGCGTATAGctaaatatacacaaatacagtttgaaaaccaACAATACGCTTAAGTGCTCAAAGAGGGTTCAAAGCATGTGCTGCTCAGCTGCGCGTGGTCCTTCAGCACATCTTCAGCCTGAGCCTCAGCCTCATGGTCGTCCCTCTCCTGGGCGAGACATCCTGCCTGGTTCCTGCCCCCATGGGAAAGCAAGCGAACCCCCTCAGTGACTACGGACCAGTGTCTGACTTCACATGTCATGAAGTCACTGGAGCGGCATGGTCCCGAGGCTCCCCCGGTCCTCTCTGGGCCCATCTCTGGAGCCTCTTTGCCTACCAGCTCCGCACTGGAGTGGAAGACGCCGACATCTTTCTGCCGCACGGAGCTTATACTCACATGGAAGAGGCAGGCAGCACTGTGAGAGTCATGCTCATTGACTTGTTTCCAGTGCTTTAACACCAGAACACCTGCCCTGCTCAGGACTCAGCTGCTGGACATGGATGTGGGTGCTCCACTAGTGGCCTTGGTCAGCAACTACATCACAGGTCGGTGTGTCAACATCGACGATAAGATGGACTGGACTAAAAAATACTGAGGCTCTTTAACAAGGAAGGTCAAGGCAGCCTGTATTTCTTCAGGAGAACTCGTTCAACGTCTGCAGAAGCATGCTGCAGACGTTGCATCACTTGGTGGTGGCCAGCGTTATCTCCTGAGCTTCAGTGTGCTGGGGAAGCAGCTGATGCCAACAGACCCAATGAGCTCATCAGGAAAGCTGGTTCTGTCTTGGGAGTCGAACTGGAGCCCGTGGTGGAGGTTTTAGGGAGCAGGCTGAGGTAAGCACTCTGTATTCTGGACAACTGAAGTCACTCCAGACTGAGACCCCCGAGGTGCACCACAGAACGCCACAGGTCGTCTTTTCTACCTGTGGCCATCAAACTATAcaactcctcccccttctgcAGGTGGCCACTAAATCATCGGACACTTTTAACAATAACCACATCATGTgcaatattacattttacatttcaatCTCATGTGCATAGTGTTTTGTTATTCTTCTATTGTAATCGTTGATCAAACTCTGGCACGAGAGTTTCTGTGAAGATTACTAAAGTTctattttatcttattttaaaGGTGTGGAGTCCGGGGTTGGGTTATTTGAGCAGGATCATGTAATTATTGACCCATGGATCCCGTTTGGCCAACATTGTGTTGCTATTTTCTGCAATTCTTCTGCAAGACATTCCATGAATGCAGTAGAATAACGATaatctaattgaatgaaaaccGTCTTTTCTGTATTCTGCACGAAAGTATTATTCAAATACTGACCGAAGGGGAACTCAGGTAGGCTGGTGTATCCACCTAAGTTGCACTCAGGTGTGTGGAAGCCCAGAGGCTGGATCATCAGATGAGCTTTGAGACCAGCTTCCTCCAGTCCTGCTTTCATCAACTTCACTGTACGAAGGCATGTCAGAGGGTCCAAGTGGCAGTTTATTCCAACCATGTCAGCTCctgcacatgaacacacacaacatgttcaGATAGTGGAGCTCGAACACAAAGTCAGACTTGAAGCATCACACACAGAAGGCCAGTTTACCGGCTCTGACCAGCCGGACAGCACACTCTCCAGGTGGGACTCCGTGCATGTCTCCTTGGGGGGAGATGCACAGTGTTGCCCCCACTGGTTTACTGCTGCTCTTCATCACCTCCACTGCCCACACCGCTTCTTCCACATGATCAACAAACTGCGGGAGTGATAAACAGTGAACATCAGCATATTACCTTCTGTTGTACAGTTATTCCTCTTAGTGCGGCTCATACCTCCACGATAAAGAAATCAATGTCCTTCTTGAGGAAGTCGTCCATCTGTTTCTTGAAGATGGCCTTGACTTCAGTCTCACTGTGACTCTCCACATAACAGGGAGTCTTGGATACACACCCAGCGACCAATGCATCCCCCTCATTGGCTACCTCCCTGGCCAGGTCACAAGCGGCCTCATTGATCTGAGCCCCCTGAATCAGACAGAAGCAAAGTGGACCATCAAGATGATACTGGAGTAATGTTGGTCATGTAAACATAACAATGTTATTGATGGGAACGGTTTGTACTGACGGTGATGCTGGTGACATTGCCGCTGATCTCCAGTTTATCCTCACTGCAGTAGAAGGTGAACGTCTGGATCACATCGGCTCCGGCTCTCAGGAACTCTCTGTGCAGCTGCCGCActggcagagagacagaagaaaagaaactttTATGAAAAGCACTGTATGCAAATAGAATTGACTCATGTCGTGTGAATACAGGTGGAAGTCACATGCGGCCTCTACCTGCTTCAGGATGTTCAACAGCTGCCTCAGGTGTCCAGTGTCCAGCCTTCACATAGCCACGGCGCTCTAGCTGCATCACATAACCTCCATCTCCTACAACCACCTCCCCAGCATTGAGTCGATCCAAGataccctacacacacacacacacacacacgtgtggaaatggggaaaagaggttttaagtttgctgctcctgcggcttggaatgtgctgcagacagacctgggtctccgggagccggtctccttaggtgtttttaaaaatagattgaaaatattggagggaaattcatctagctgtagatgttttatatgacggaggtatgtgctcctgtgtgagctgggtcgtgttgacttgagtcgtagttttggttttattcatgctgtgattttgttttttgttttatatattgtctgtcactgttttatgttgtattgtatggaactttgtgtgacgtgctgctgctgctgtcttggccaggacactcttgtaaaggagatttttaatctcaatgaggcatttaatgaggttaaataaatttaaaattaaaaaattaaaaaacacacacacacacacacacactcacacacacagaattacCGGGTATGACACCTCTGGGTCATGCCAGGTGAACCCTGCCGAATGAAATCAGTTTGTGTCTTCGCCCTAAATAAATGATGTCAGAGTAAACAGTAAAAGCCTGATATGCATATCCACAGCTAGCCTGGACTACTCTCGTGTGTTAGTAGACACTGCGCGTGAGGATATCCTTTTTGATGTTTAATAGCAGGTGTACTCGAATGGAGAAGAAACGCGCGCACTACTCAGCACTGGCATGGCACAGTTGCTCCTTAACTTGGAGGCAGTCATCGACGCGTGGACTGAATAATGAGCTGCTCGAAGCTTCATGCGACAGACTGGTCTGGGTCCTGCAGCGACAGACAGGTCTGGGTCCTGCAGCGACAGACAGGTCTGGGTCGTGACTCATACCTTTCTCTTCTTGCTCTCCATCGTTGACGCAGTCTCCGTGCAGTCTGCAGGAACCGGTTTGCGCTGGTTTATTTCAATACGCTCTTTGGTCACTGCGCCACTGAAATGATATCTCACGAGATTAACGCAGCCATGTTTAACCCATAAACCACTGCGCTATCCAGACGAGGCGGATCATagaacattatattattatttattaattgttgttttgtttgtctcgcCTGTTATTCACGATGAGAGTATTtgtataaaaatattattatattgttataatTATTAGTTATAATGGTATTAGCCTTTGTAATcatctttattttaatgttaCTCAGAACACCAAAATCCAGTTTGGAACAATCACAATCTGTAATCCTTTCAAAGGAGTTGTGGGCACTGCAACATACATGGCCATTAAATCTACCTTTGGACCCCGTTAGCCTTGAAAAACAATGACACGTCTAGTCAGAGAAACGGATTATACAAGTAGGTTAGATAATAATTATCAAAtaagggaaaaagaaaaacaaatgattGATTTCTCCACGTCAACAAACGCCTCGCCGCCAGGGGGCGCTGCTCCATTTGATTGGAGCCTGAATCTGACGTCACTTCCTGGCGGGATTTCCATCTGAAAACAGAAGTAAACAAAACCCGTGAAGTATTTATTATGACACATTAACTGTGGTACATTTGATGAGTGTAACGTTAACGAACAACGTTAACCGGCAGAGGACGACGTCATGTCTGAATAACGTCACCGTTTGTCGTAGGACCGGAAGAATCACGTGATCTTTAGTTATTTTGGAGTTACTTGCAACTTTAAGCTCAATCAAACCAGGTGAGCTCTCAACCCACTTCGCTATTAAAGCGTTAAAACCTCAACGGTCCTCAATATAACCTCACCTACGTTACATAGACGTTGCATATTAACCGAGGTAATTTTAACGTTATTACTTTAGTATGTATTTGTTATGATATTTAATACTTCCACTACATCGCCAGCAgaaattgtactttttacttcaGTTAACACTTTGcagattttcatttttttacacACATAAACTGAACTTATTGCTGAACAATTCAGTGATTCACTCACTTTGGCCCTTatgggttagttagttagttagttttggGCTATTACATTTACACTTTGTGTGGTTGTTTTTCTATTGTTTTACACTTTGCCTTCATGTTTTCTCTTGGATATTATCTTATTAGATGTAGCAAATGAGTAGTAATTCATTATTTTGGGTCTGAAATACTATCTGACATATCTGATTGGATTCGTCCCGACAGGCACCGCCACTGTTGTGTGATGGACCCGTCTGACAACGCGGGGAGCCGCCAGCCCACGGTGGAGGCCGTGGCTCTGAGCTATGGTCCGGCTCCTGACGGCTCCACCGGACAGAAAGACGCCCAGCCTGCAGACATGCTGAGGTTTTATATCCGCATCAGCTTTAATACTTATTTCATTGTGGCTGAGTGCTTCTTTATTAACTAATCAAACTTTTAACCAAGTGTTTCGCAGTCTCATCCACCTGGACCatgacacacatgacctcctgtCATTTTAAATTGCTGAAATTACTGTTTTTAGAATAAAACAACAGATGTCCAACCAGTGCTTTGAGATGGCCGTACAGCTACAATCAGGTACATAAGGAGCATGTTTCCATCATATTGAACTGTCCCAAACATTAagcattaatattgtttcctgaAACAGGGAAAAGTAAGAGATCATGCAGCACATCTGAAGCTGGGAGAGAATTGTAAGTATTTAAAACGATGCTATTAAAATGTTGACCACCTGAATGATAAGTCAATTTAAAATGGTATAAtgttaacaaatatatatttgaatacacTTTGCAGGTCAGAATATGTGAATGAACTGGACAGAGTCAAGACGATTCATTTTATCAGCACGTTGACGCTGCACAGGTAAACTGATGACCTTTTTCAAGAGGGAGTTCCCACCATAAACTGTATATAGAAGTAAAATAAAGAAGCAGTAATCCTTGACCAATTATTGATTGTCTTTCAGAATGCAGATGTGGCACGCTATTGGAGAAAAGCTGAAACAGAATGACTCAGAAGCCCTGTAAGTCAATTCACAACATAGTGACgcaactaaaaacacatatttttgatTATTTTGACACTTGTGTTTTTCTCAGTGCCCTGAAAGCTGAGAACGATCGCTGCATGAATCTGTGTtcacaaataaaacaacttCAGCAAGTAAGCAGCCTCATTatctattgtgtgtgtatataagtatatatgtgtgtatatatatatgtatgtatatatatatagagagattaaGTGTTTGTCTGCAATTATATTGCCatgttaaaaacaatattaaatagttTTATAACTGCATTAACGTCAGAGGAAGTGGCGCTCTGTTTATGCTGCTGTCTGTAGACGCATTAGATGAGCTCACGCTGTTCAGGATGGTATCGTAGACAAAAGAGGTGAGAAGAGTTGTTAATGCCCTTctttatgaagttattattcaAGAAAAATGTGGATACATTCTGGGAGTAGAACAAGGGTCGTGATGCTACACTGTCAACAGAGTTATTACCAACAGCTGAATAAAACAGAACATTGAAGGAAACTCAACAGaggcaaatgtattttttttgtaatcAAAATAAAGATAGACAATGTACAATTATACATCAATAGTGTTCTGTGAAAATGAGATCATGAATTCTGAACCCGAATCCTTTTTGTTAACAGGAGTCGAGAGTTTTTCAAGATGAAATCACAGAACTACAGAAGAAGAGGCTCGGTACGTTTTATCATCAATCACGGAAAGGTACTATTAGATTTAGCGTTTACACGGCCCAGTTTGCTGACATTTGTTGCATGTGTAGAGATGAAGCGGCTCACGCATGAGAAAATGAAGGAGATGGATGAGTTGACGTCCAAGGCAGGCCACCCCGATACAGAGAAGTACAAAGCTGTGTTGGAGAGAGGCCAGGCCAACCTTGAGAAATACAAAAAGATGACCGTCATGACACAGAACGTCCTCAGGGTAAATATATCGGACAGAAATTGTGTTTAAATGAAATACAGTATCTGTCAGAACAATGGATGAAACTAGTGAATGCCTACGATGACATTTGTATGAATGTAAGTGTTTATCTTCAGGGCATCCTCTTGGCCTGTAAAGTCAACTGGATGGATGATCCCAAACTTCGAGACATCGCCATGACGCTGGAGGAATTTTCTATTTCTGACTAGAGAATACATTATtaactgtatatgtgtatgtattatatTGTCCAATAACTAAACAATAAAACTGCTAAAACCACGATTGTTATACGATTAATTTAAAATAGTGGTGTAGATGCGTCCAcctgccaccagagggcgacacACGGGGGGCAGGAGAGATGAAGctactccacttcctgttaGAGAAGAAGAACTGACAACTTCGAGACATCGCCATGACGCTGGAGGAATTTTCCGTTTCTGACTAGAGAATAAATGAtttactgtatatgtgtatgtatgataTTGTCCAATAACTAAACAATAAAACTGCTAAAACCACGATTGTTATACGATTAATTTAAAATAGTGGTGTAGATGCGTGCAcctgccaccagagggcgacacACGGGGGACAGGAGAGATGAAGctactccacttcctgttaGAGAAGAAGAACTGACAACTTCGAGACATCGCCATGACGCTGGAGGAATTTTCCATTTCTGACTAGAGAATAAATGAtttactgtatatgtgtatgtatgataTTGTCCAATAACTAAACAATAAAACTGCTCAAACCAGTATTGTTATATGATCAATTTAAAATAGTGGTGTAGATGCGTCCACTTGCCACCAGAGGGCCACACACGGGGAGGGCAGGCGAGATGAAGCTACGCCACTTCCTGtcagagaagaagaacgagaCTCACGTGCTTACCCAGCGCAGACTTACAGGTTTAATAGTTTCTAATTTGGATTTCTAAATCGTCACTTGGAATACAATCAAGTCAAAATGCCGAAAATCAAGGCGGAGAAGAAAAGCCGGCGGCACCAAGAGGTGAAAAACCAAGGTACGTTTCTCCAACGAAGAAGTTAGCACGATAGCTTCAGTTACATGACGTCATGCTTCTTTAACCAGCAGCTCCGTCTTGTTTATGATCTTTTTCCTGAGCTGTTGAGTTCATCGTGGTTATGTCTGCATGTAACGTTAGTGTTTACCAAATAATCAGTTCATGTCAAACCTTTTAAAGAGCAAGTTGAATCAGGTTAAATAAGAACGTTATGGGGATGAGTTTTATCATAAATTGTAGATAAACAttttagctatatatatatatatatatatatatacacacacacacacacacacacacacacacacaccaaatcatGCTTTAATACATATTAATGCTATAAATTCCCTCATTAAATAGTATTAGAATGAAACGGCGTGGGGGAAACAACAGTTCTCGCTGCAGGCTTCACTCTcagggttcttacggtcatggaaaacctggaaaagtcatagaattgTCCTTGAAAAACTTcatggaaatgttttatattcacatgttcatttaggctgagtttgaaaaaaattatatgttttaaaaagaaagatgcTGATAACATAAGCaggcaattttttttattttttgcgcTGCGAGTGACTGCAAAGTTCGTtgtccatagcaacagtagctatGGATAATCCACTATAATGTATTGTATACACAGAGATGTCATTAaatatttggtcatggaaatttggtttaaagtcattgaaatccactggtcaacatgtgtctgaACCCTCTCCACGTGGACCTGACTCCTGAAACAAAACATTGAGGTTCCTCGACTTGCATCGACTCATTTGACCATGAATTGTTTTATTAACGTCACATAAACTCAGCACAAAGTTCCCCGATCTCTCAGCACAAAGTTCCCCGATCTCTGTTGCAGGGATCATGTTCAACACCGGCATCGGTCAGCACATCCTGAAGAACCCGCTGATTGTCAATGGGATCATTGAGAAGGTACCAGTTCACTGATACTGAGCAGGTGACGTCCAGAGGACCGGTGAGCGCTCCTAAACCACGCTGTGGCTTTGTTTCCAGGCGGCTCTGAGGCCGACCGACGTGGTTCTGGAGGTGGGACCCGGAACGGGGAACATGACGGTGAAGTTGCTGGAAAAAGTCAAAAAGGTGAGAGCGGAGAGTCTTCATTCTTGGTTTGGTGCCAACACGTCTTAAACACGTGAATACATCCAAGAACAATGATTCTTTAATCAGATAATGTGTTAGCAATTATCTGTAGTCATAAACCCagtgctccttaataactaaggatgggttaaatgcagagaactaatttccccttggggataaataaaagtgtatatatatttttttttttaaaagacgggGAATAGATCATCGTCTCCCTGGTGTTCCACGTTATGCATTTAATAATTGTCAAGATGAGGTTGTAATGTTTTACTTCAATGCGATGTTCATTTTTTGCATCATGTTGTCCTGTGTTTGCCCAAAGCTCTTGTGAACATGTTAACGCCTTTTAAAGATGCAGCAAAGAGTGGAAGTGGAAGAGTTATGGTGTCTGATCACAATCTGGCTGTGTTGCCACGGTCatcctttttttatattcaagAAATTATTTCAACGACTCAAGTGTAGATGCatattacagggttcgtacggaaaacctggaaaagtcatggaattttaaaatggtaatttccaggcctggaaaagtcatgaaaacaacttaaatcctaaaagttttggaaaagtcat
It contains:
- the cenph gene encoding centromere protein H isoform X3 — protein: MDPSDNAGSRQPTVEAVALSYGPAPDGSTGQKDAQPADMLRIKQQMSNQCFEMAVQLQSGKSKRSCSTSEAGRELSEYVNELDRVKTIHFISTLTLHRMQMWHAIGEKLKQNDSEALALKAENDRCMNLCSQIKQLQQESRVFQDEITELQKKRLEMKRLTHEKMKEMDELTSKAGHPDTEKYKAVLERGQANLEKYKKMTVMTQNVLRGILLACKVNWMDDPKLRDIAMTLEEFSISD
- the cenph gene encoding centromere protein H isoform X2, with amino-acid sequence MRQTGLGPAATDRHRHCCVMDPSDNAGSRQPTVEAVALSYGPAPDGSTGQKDAQPADMLRIKQQMSNQCFEMAVQLQSGKSKRSCSTSEAGRELSEYVNELDRVKTIHFISTLTLHRMQMWHAIGEKLKQNDSEALALKAENDRCMNLCSQIKQLQQESRVFQDEITELQKKRLEMKRLTHEKMKEMDELTSKAGHPDTEKYKAVLERGQANLEKYKKMTVMTQNVLRGILLACKVNWMDDPKLRDIAMTLEEFSISD
- the cenph gene encoding centromere protein H isoform X1; this translates as MFNSRCTRMEKKRAHYSALAWHSCSLTWRQSSTRGLNNELLEASCDRLVWVLQRQTGLGPAATDRHRHCCVMDPSDNAGSRQPTVEAVALSYGPAPDGSTGQKDAQPADMLRIKQQMSNQCFEMAVQLQSGKSKRSCSTSEAGRELSEYVNELDRVKTIHFISTLTLHRMQMWHAIGEKLKQNDSEALALKAENDRCMNLCSQIKQLQQESRVFQDEITELQKKRLEMKRLTHEKMKEMDELTSKAGHPDTEKYKAVLERGQANLEKYKKMTVMTQNVLRGILLACKVNWMDDPKLRDIAMTLEEFSISD
- the LOC130196706 gene encoding betaine--homocysteine S-methyltransferase 1-like encodes the protein MESKKRKGILDRLNAGEVVVGDGGYVMQLERRGYVKAGHWTPEAAVEHPEAVRQLHREFLRAGADVIQTFTFYCSEDKLEISGNVTSITGAQINEAACDLAREVANEGDALVAGCVSKTPCYVESHSETEVKAIFKKQMDDFLKKDIDFFIVEFVDHVEEAVWAVEVMKSSSKPVGATLCISPQGDMHGVPPGECAVRLVRAGADMVGINCHLDPLTCLRTVKLMKAGLEEAGLKAHLMIQPLGFHTPECNLGGYTSLPEFPFAMETRSMTRWDVHQYAREAYDAGIRYIGGCCGFEPYHIRAIAEEVSAERGFLPPASEKHGLWGAALAMHTKPWVRARAHREYWEHLLPASGRPKCPSMATAADDYEKQLESNKPI